A window of Synechococcus sp. WH 8109 genomic DNA:
TTGGGCCGGTGATGACGCGTCGGCATGGGCGACTACCGCACGGCAGTGGGCGATGAACTCCTCGCCGTTCCTCTCCCCTTTGGCTTCCTTGGTCTGCAGGCTGAGAATCTCAAAGGTCGTGGCGCTGCTGCTGCTCACCGGGGAGACGGTCGGACTGCGGTCTCCATCATGAATGCGATTGTCCAACGGCAGTCCGTCGTAGGGATCCGTGCCGTCACAACGCTGAAAGGCTGCATGGATGGCATCGATGGCCTCCCTCACCTGATAAGTGGCCCCTCGCTTCCTGGCGCGCTTGGTATTCGTGACCGCCGTGCGGTTCAGCAGCCGCTTGTAGCTGTCGGGGTTGATGTCAAGCCAGCTGGGGGGCGTGACCGACAACGGATTGCGTTCCATGCACCCCTTCGGTGGCTCCAGGTGTTCAGACTTTTTCGAGCCAGGCCACAAACAACCGGCGGATTTCCTCTTCGTTGGTCACCCGTTCGCTAAGAGAGGCCGTGAATGCGCCGGGGTGCTGGCGCTGCACGATCTGCTCAGCCTCGTAGGCATCCGCCGCTTCAACAGGCTTGAAGCCAGCGTCAACGGCCGCTGGAGCGCAATAGAAGACGGGGTAACGGCTCATCGGGTTGCTGCAACCTCCAACCGATAGCAACGATTCTGCGATCGAGGGAATGGATGAGGGGAGCTCGCACCTTCTTCTGTTGGGTTCAGGGATCTTTCTTAAGTCCTGAGCTTCAATAGGTGCTGATCCATAACTTTGGTGGTTCTTGCTGAGGCACCGTGGCTTTTGATTCTGGAGATAAAACAGATCGGTTTATTGCCGCAGCCAAGACACGGGCGGAAGCTGCATTGAATGAGTCGGCACCAAAACTGACGGCCTTGGAAAAGGGAATGTTGGAATCGCTGCGACGGGGTGGAAGGCCCGTGCGTCATGGCTGATCTCAGCGCATGAGCAGCCAAACGGACAAAGCACCGCAACCAAACCCTTTGATGAACTGGGCCCAGGTGAGGCCGTAGGTATCGAGCGAAAGCCATCTCATCATCAGATTCAGAACCTCTTTGTGTTTCCGAATCAATGGTGAGCTGTTGGCCGTGTTCAGTTGTGGAATCTGTTTGAGTTTGATCTCCCCGAGCTTGGCCAACGTTGTTAAACCTTCCGCTGTTGAACCTTAAGGGCACTTCTCTGGACAGCGATCTCAACACTCTTTGCGGATGGCTTCGTCCTTCAACCGCTCAACCCACTCCAGAACGGATTCATCTCTCGTCCTGGTGTTGAGTCGTTCCTGCAGAGAGGATGGGGGTCCAGCTGTTTTGAACGGCCTTTGTCTTCCGCCTCAGCCCTGCCGCCCCTGCGCTTGGCCGTTGTGGGTCATGTCGAATGGGTGGAATTTCTGGCGGTGGATCAGTTGCCCCGTCCCGGGGCCATTGGTCACGCCTTGCGGACTCTGCAGGAACCTGCTGGTGGTGGAGCCGTCGCTGCGGTGCAGATGGCACGGTTGCAGCAGCAACCCGTTCAGTTCTTTACGGCTCTAGGTCGCGATTCGGTCGGTGAAGCCAGCGTCAAGCGACTCGAGGATCTTGGCCTTGAGGTTCATGTCGCCTGGAGGGAGGTGCCAACCCGTCGGGGTGTGAGCTTGGTTGATGGTGAGGGGGATCGTGCGATCACGGTGATTGGCGAGCGGCTGACCCCATCGCTGGATGATGACCTTCCCTGGGAGGCCCTCGGCGAATGCGACGGCTTATTCGTCACGGCAGCTGATGCTCCTCTTTTGAAAGCCTGCCGTTCTGCTGCAGTCCTGGCTGCGACCCCGCGCGTTCGTTTGCCCGTGCTTCAGCAGGCCGGGGTGCCCCTTGATGCCCTGATTGGCAGTGGACTTGATCCGGGTGAACGGGTGGAGTCGTGGCAATTGAACCCAGCTCCCGACGCAATGATTCGCACGGAAGGTGCCGCAGGCGGTGTCAGTCGTCCAGGCGGCCGCTATGACCCTTCACCCCTTCCGGGGCCCTTGGTCGAGAGTTATGGCTGCGGTGACAGCTTTGCGGCAGGAGTGGTCGCGGCTCTTGCGGCGCGCTGGCCCCTGGCGAAGGCCATCGCTTTGGGTGCCCAGTGTGGTGCCGCCTGTGCGACGCGATTTGGACCCTATGGGTAAGTGCCCGCGATGCGCGATGGCTCTCGATATCGATAAAAATGCACTGAAACACCTGTTGTCATGGCGCCCACCAAAAGAGAGATCCTTGCCGAATCGGCAGGCTGGGTTGCTGTCACTTTGAACGTGGTTCCGGGCTTGGGTGCCGGGTACCTGTACCAGCGCCGCTGGAAGGCTTACTGGATTACATCTGCTTTGGCGACGACCTGGTTCGTTGTGGGTGGAGTGCTGGGACAAGGAGCTGAGGCTGCCGAAGAAATCCAAAATCAATTGATTGGCTTACTTGGGCTTGTCGCTCTCGCGGCTGGAACAGCAGTTGAAGCCGGGCTCGCAGCGAAGAAATCTCGTCAACAGAACTGAGACGGGTTGAAGCCAAAACACTCAGCTTCGGATCATTCCGACTTCAGGTTCCCCTGTCTCCTCGCCCGGGTTTGTATGGCCCCAGCGACTCCCGCTCTTGGTGGGGCTTGGAGTGATCGCTAACCCTCTCGTCTGAGCGCTTCGTCCTTCATCCTCTGAACCCGCTCCAAAACGGATTCATTGCTCATCCTGTTGTTCAGCCGTTCCACTAACAGAGGAAAGGCCAATGGGCTGGGCCGAGGGGTTTCAACATGCAGCCATTCCTGGCTTGCAGCGCGTTTCAAGGCCGCCTCCAGTCGTGAGATCTCCAACTGGTCATCGAGTACCTCCTGCTGCGCCTGCAGCAGCAAGCGGTTGCTCGGCTCATGGCGGCTGAACACATCGAACAGGAGCGATGCACTGATCTGAAGCTGACCGGTGCTTTTGCTCGATCCAGGGAATCCTCGGTTCATCAGTCCTGCGATCTGGGCGATGGCGCGGAACCGTCGCCGTTGCAGCTCGGAAAGATTCAGTGCGTTTTTGAGATCCCGCTCCAGCTTTTGGCGATCGAGCAGCAGATCGATGTGGTCCTCCAGCAACTCCGCCATGGGGTAGCTCTTCGGTGCCAACAGCTCAAAGCCGTAGTCGTTCACCGACACCGTGATCGTGCCCCTCTCCAGACGGGTGAGCCGCGACGCCCAGAGGAAGCCGATTCCCTCGTGCACGAACCGTCCTTCAAAGGGGTATGCAAACAGGTGTGTGCCTTCCCGGGTGCGACAGGTCTCAATCAGCAGCTGCCCCACCGTCGGCAACACCGAGATGTCCTGTTGCCGATCAAACAGGGGCTTCAGAGCCTGCAGTTCAACGTTGTCGAGATCACCACGGCTGGCGCGGTCCACCTCAAGACGCAGGTGGTGGGTCAGCAGATCAGAGAGGGCCATTTGCCCCCCAGCCCAGGCAGGCACAGTGCGCGTTTTCTTGGTGCTCACCTTCACGTAAGCGGTCATGTCGCGCAGCCGCACGAATTCCAGCTGGCGGCCGGAGAAGAAGAACACATCCTTCGGCTTCAGCTGGCTGATGAAGGTCTCCTCCACATGGCCGAGCACAGCACCGCGAACAAAGCGCACAGTGATTGCTGGTGCGGCCGTGATCGTTCCAACGTTGAGACGGTGCAGCCGGGCGATGGACTTTTCGCGAACCCGGTAGCGCTGGCTTGTCTCCTCCCACTCGAGCTTGCGGTAACGAGGATAGGCCCCGAGGCACTCTCCTCCCTGCTCCAGAAACAGCATGCACCAGCCCCAATCCTCCTGGCTCAGCTCGGCGTAGGCCGCACAGCTGCGCACGGCCTGGAAGGTCTGCTCCGGATGGAAGCCAGGGCCGCAGGCCAACCCCGTGAGGTGCTGAAGCAGCACATCCAGAGGGGCTTTTGGCGGCTTGCGTTGTTCCACCAGCCCCTCCGCCAGTCCCCGACGCACAGCACTGAGTTCGAGCAGTTCGAGCGCATTGGTGGGCATGAACAGCACCTGGGATGTGCCGCCGGGCAAGTGCGCTGACCGCCCCGCCCGCTGCAGCAGCCGTGCCAGATTCTTTGGGCTGCCGATCTGCACCACCTGTTCCACGGGTTGGAAGTCCACACCGAGGTCTAGGGAGCTGGTGCAGACCACCCAACGAATACCGCCGGCCTTCACGGAGGCCTCGATCGCTTCCCGCTCACTGCGATCGATGGCGCTGTGGTGCAGGGCCAACCCTTCCTCCATTTCCGGGCAGGCGAAGCGCAGACACTGGTGCCATCGCTCCGACTGATTGCGGGTGTTGGTGAACAGCAAGGTGCTGATCCCGGGATTGAGGCGGGCCACCAGCTCCTCGTACATCCGCAACCCGAGGTGTCCGGCCCAGGGGAAGCCATCGATCGTCTCCGGAAGGATGCTTTGAATCTCCGTGCTGCGAGAAGGGGCGCCACCGATCAGCCGCGGCTCCCCTGCTGTTCCCAGGGCATGGCGCGCTGCCTGCTCCAGGTTGCCGATGGTGGCACTGATGGCCCAGGTCTGGAGCTGGGGGCGCAGCTGGCGCAACCAGCTCAGGCACAGCTCCGTCTGGCTGCCCCGTTTGCTGCCCATCAACTCGTGCCATTCATCGAGGATCACCGTCTCGAGTTGGCCAAACAGTTCTTCGGCCTTCGCGTTGCTAAGCAGCAGGGCGAGGGACTCCGGAGTCGTCACCAGAATCTGTGGTGGTGCCTTGAGCTGTTTCGTGCGTTCGCTGCTGCTGCTGTCTCCATTGCGGATGCCCACCCGAATCGGCCAACCCATCGCCTCGATCGGTTCGCGGATCGCCAGCGATAAGTCACGACTGAGGGCCCGCAAGGGCGTGATGTAGAGCAGACGTATTCCCTTCAACGGCTGCTCCTCCGCCAACATCCGCGCGATCGGCCCCATCACGGCGGCGAAGGTTTTGCCGGAC
This region includes:
- a CDS encoding PfkB family carbohydrate kinase encodes the protein MSSASALPPLRLAVVGHVEWVEFLAVDQLPRPGAIGHALRTLQEPAGGGAVAAVQMARLQQQPVQFFTALGRDSVGEASVKRLEDLGLEVHVAWREVPTRRGVSLVDGEGDRAITVIGERLTPSLDDDLPWEALGECDGLFVTAADAPLLKACRSAAVLAATPRVRLPVLQQAGVPLDALIGSGLDPGERVESWQLNPAPDAMIRTEGAAGGVSRPGGRYDPSPLPGPLVESYGCGDSFAAGVVAALAARWPLAKAIALGAQCGAACATRFGPYG
- a CDS encoding ligase-associated DNA damage response DEXH box helicase translates to MAASKAKAKANPTTNDPRLNPIHAWFAQRNWTPLPFQQETWTAYLAGRNGLIQVPTGSGKTFAAVMGPIARMLAEEQPLKGIRLLYITPLRALSRDLSLAIREPIEAMGWPIRVGIRNGDSSSSERTKQLKAPPQILVTTPESLALLLSNAKAEELFGQLETVILDEWHELMGSKRGSQTELCLSWLRQLRPQLQTWAISATIGNLEQAARHALGTAGEPRLIGGAPSRSTEIQSILPETIDGFPWAGHLGLRMYEELVARLNPGISTLLFTNTRNQSERWHQCLRFACPEMEEGLALHHSAIDRSEREAIEASVKAGGIRWVVCTSSLDLGVDFQPVEQVVQIGSPKNLARLLQRAGRSAHLPGGTSQVLFMPTNALELLELSAVRRGLAEGLVEQRKPPKAPLDVLLQHLTGLACGPGFHPEQTFQAVRSCAAYAELSQEDWGWCMLFLEQGGECLGAYPRYRKLEWEETSQRYRVREKSIARLHRLNVGTITAAPAITVRFVRGAVLGHVEETFISQLKPKDVFFFSGRQLEFVRLRDMTAYVKVSTKKTRTVPAWAGGQMALSDLLTHHLRLEVDRASRGDLDNVELQALKPLFDRQQDISVLPTVGQLLIETCRTREGTHLFAYPFEGRFVHEGIGFLWASRLTRLERGTITVSVNDYGFELLAPKSYPMAELLEDHIDLLLDRQKLERDLKNALNLSELQRRRFRAIAQIAGLMNRGFPGSSKSTGQLQISASLLFDVFSRHEPSNRLLLQAQQEVLDDQLEISRLEAALKRAASQEWLHVETPRPSPLAFPLLVERLNNRMSNESVLERVQRMKDEALRREG